From the genome of Rhinoderma darwinii isolate aRhiDar2 chromosome 1, aRhiDar2.hap1, whole genome shotgun sequence:
cggccagaggtggagccgcatctatcagatatttctgccatatcctggggagaaatgtccgtgttgggaatacccccttattccatgtggtgacggctctgagaagatgtttctctcaatgatgaataagtgaggttctgcatgtcacacatgatgttgtcccctgtatgatctccatcttctcctttcttcataaagacgtctgcagtactagatcctccagttttctcattttctcttccacaacgttccttctcctgagtgacccaccaaggatggacaaggacaggaatgagatgagcagaagaatattagacttcaccttggagatcatctacctgttgagcggagaggtaaacttttctacattatagaacaagtcacacatagggaagggacaatacataataggaagaatccagtgtcctgtataacagcgtccagaccttccaagagaCGTCAAGAAGTcaacagcagaaaagctgaagatcagccaccaatatggtcagttatgtggtaGAGCAATGACAAGgatccaggaggatcaggatgacctctatatagaaacataaaagatgacggcaggaggagggcttctactgaggggggaatactgtgttcagttctccaaGTGTCTCtctatacacaggagtacacaatagtgaagaagacatcgggtgactgtacgactcccatcatccatgagtcaggaggatggagcagtagtcagaaccccatcacagagcctccccctcactcccggatccatgagaagaagatcttagaactgatctacaagatgactgagctgctgactggagaggtgacactgctgggaatgctgggaaattctacagtaacagcactggaggtgtctgggtgatgactgtatcattgtgtgtgtcaggttcctataaggtgtcaggatgtcactgtctatttctccatggaggagtgggagtatctagaaggacacaaggatctgtacgaggaggtcatgatggaggagtaccggccgcgcacatcacaaggtaagaagatatagatatagttttcccctaatgagacaattgtcatccaccttatgggggggggggtgtttttcTGCCTCTGGATCAGCACGGTGGGATTATAGGTTgcacttgatggacttgtgtcttttttcatccttattaactatgtaacacagaatgtacgcagcaaaatttaccactaatataaagcACAATGTGTTCCGATTAAACAATCTCACAATGACTTTGAGTAAAATCTTATTGCCACTTATGTTACGTCCTCACACGgtgtaaaaactgcagattctttGTGTGGAAAGTCTGCGGCGTTTTCACAGCAGATATTGACATGTTGTAGATTGAGAATCCACAGCGCTTTTTTGTGTAttgttttctgcagcgtgtggatgagattttgagtttaaatctcatcctcatTGCTGCTACtcttatatgctgcagatttttccgcaattaaatactTTGCAGAAAATCTACAGCTAATCCACCCcaggtgcacatacccttaaagtgacatGTCCAATTTGAGACATGGTTCTCtcttaaacatctcaaaataaaaggccatggattccactcccatatatggacagagacgtcaggggctccctctaggatccCAATTCCCAGCCAAGTTGACGGCAACTTTCTGGcaaaggattccgctcctagaggaagcttcagtggtgctatctacaaagggtgaggtgctatctgcaggggtttggcATCTAAGTTTGATGAAACTAGGGGAGAAAGGGGGAGATGTGCTGGCACTTGTGGAGAGAGCAGGCAGACATGAAGGTGCAGCGCTGCACACATTAAACCCCGTTTCATTCTGCCAATGTTTATGTGACCACTGCCCGGGGCAttagcagttggaacgtatatagccgtagggctgtcgtgaaggggttaataaaaatgtatagaaaatattgcttacagaggtgtacacagcctttaagaggcTAATAAGCAGGTGACACCCTGACCATTTTTTGGGTTGCAGGGAATTCTTAAAATAGAGGCTCCCTGTGTCCCGCCACTTTCAAGTGTATCCGCGACCAAGGaaggcagatacagttaaatactatggcggagcagggagctgttgGCACCCGCCGTTCGCTTTGGTAGGAAATAGTCTACTTTAAGCCTGCGACTTACAAGGTGCAGGAAGAGTGACACCGGTAGTGAGAACCTGAACATTGTAGTTtcggctctgatcagtaaacatagaagtgtagagggaagtgcctcacattaatagtaattaaccctatcatgtacctcacacattaacccaatgttgcccattaggACTGTGAggtatgggattaattactattaatgtgaggcacatggaagttcaaaattcataacaccgcGATCCTCACATCAGAAagtggaaggactttttatttttgtgcgttttttttattcgttattattgttggcaaagtatcgttttggtatctcaAATCACAATTAAACGAgacgtatcggtatcgaagtctaaATTCtgatatcgtgacaaccctattgtagagatcacttctcaatagtcatctcattatcatcacaggcaggattacacctaTATCCTCAACATTGCAATTgcgacaccaagaaggaaaagttttggaattgtggaaatcacgggatcgatagacatgttaaagatttgcaaattataaaaaaaaatggaaatccacgcacttacacgccttggcatgatatcaatgaggttattaatggttgtctgaggaatgttatgccacgctgaatgcatttgggcacgcaaatcatcaagattggctgctgacatctccctttgcaattgccgactaaTGACGTTTCAGATCTGCTCGATGGGActtgcgttgtcctgttgaaaaatggcttctgggatactttggagaaatggccgtaccactggttccacaactagttttcattggtactagttTGGAatacatgggacttatttattaacttttaataaaagtcaatttaattatttttttacttgcttTTAAAAAGTTGAATAACCTAAAACCAGTATAAAAAAGCTGTTTGCTCTGGCAGGCAACCGTTTATTTTAGGCCTACATCTTACAAGGTGCAGGAACATCGACAcaggtagtgaggacctcaacattgtcatttcggctctgatcagtaaacagaagtgtagagagaagtgtgtgatatatagacagCTATAcaatagtcatgtattcagtcactgtgtgtttcctacagatggatccagtagaagaaatccaccagagagatgtcccagtcctctgtattcccaggactgtccagaggaaaatcacaatgtcccagagaatcatccggtagatgaagctgagccctttAGGGGTGTGGATCTTTTTGGTCCCGCAGTCATAGATGtcatcatagattttggtggtttcctatgttgatctgttagtctatgttcacacggtctattttcagccgtttttcgggccgtaaacgcccaaaaaacggccgaaaaatcggaagcagaacacctctgtTTTGACGGGCCTCTATTTACGCGGCTGTTACGAAAAACGGCCTCGTAAaagaacggccgcgaaaaagaagtgcatgtcaattcttgggacgtctttggagctgtttttcatagactataaaaaaaaacgttacgaaaatcgcgagtggcttaaaaatatctgaaaatcaggagctgtattcccttgaaaactgctccgtatattcagacgtttttgagtttgtgtgtgagcataccctaatatTGTTcgtactctctgctgtattgtactgaattgttacatatgtgaaatcagggggaagatccgaCTAATAATAAAGCGGAGAATGAAGAGGAAGACGATcaggtgaggggcgatcaaccgtataacagtgaagtggaggaggaaattccaggaggtgttgccAGGggtaagtaataatgaatttagaaagtgagtTTGCAGGTTTCTCTAGGAGGAcctgttatgtttttgtttttttaaaaacacatacCTTCCCTTATTCCAGGTGCCCTCTCGATTTCAGCGCTATAATTTTATCTCCCCTCGTGTCCCGCTACAACCCCGCTCCGTTTGGAGACTGGTATGCTAATTGTaagtaaaggtacagagaggaggagacatCATCTCTCCTCCGCAGGCGTTTCTTTATGCATCGctgtgatgctgtccaatcagagcagaCAGACTCACAGCGATACAGAAAACCTGCTGATTTTGTGAGATTTACTGCAGGTTTTCTGCATCACTGTGAGGCTGTCcactctgattggacagcatcacagCGATGCATGAGGtaacgcctactgaggagagatgaggtCTCCTCTTCTCTGTACTTTTACTCAAAGTTAGCATATTAGGCGCTCCGTTGTTGTAGCGGGACACGGGGgggcaataaaataatttttacagcGCTAGAATCAGGAGGAGGCACAAATAAGTGGAGAATGTGGCTTAAAATACCATGACCGGTCCTCTAACTCCTTCAcgtctgccatacggctatatatgttccaactgccgatgccccatgcagttgtcacgtatataaacgttggcagcttGGAactgggtttaatgagtgcagtgctgcttcagtgggaGCAGCCCTGCACTCTCACACCTGCCGGGGTTTTAAGAGCCCCAGAATACaccccccaatgtagatagtgccacacacaaccccctgtagatagcgtcacccaagctccctctaggagcgtaatccccggctaTCACTCTGACGTTTCTACATCTCCGCTGTAAGTAGTGCCCCCCTGCTGTAGAtggcaaacccccctgtagatagcaacgaaccgccccccccccccccttccgcctgtagatagcgccacctaaattcccactaggagcagaatccacggtgtcagatcgctctgtttgTCGGAGATTCCACTTCAAGAGAGAGCCCttgagtgacatcaggggttctctctagaagcagaatccctgccACAGTGCGATCTgacgccagggattccgctccaagagagatccgctgacgtcactgtccatatatggattgtgacACCAGGGGCTGCTCctcgagcgaaatccccggccacagcgctgccgacGCTCGGGCAGGGGTTTctgcttttagagttaacccctgatgtcactctaggagcagaatcaacGGCCAGATGGCACGCTATCAGCAGGGTGAGTGGGCGCTGTCTGCAGCGGGGATGGCGCTGTCTGCAGCGGGGATGGCGCTGTCTGCAGCGGGGATGGCGCTGTCTGCAGCGGGGATGGCGCTGTCTGCAGGggatgtggtgctgtctacaggggggtgctttatacagggggtgtggcactatctacatgggcactggcattatatgggcactacctacaggggacaccatGGCGCTATCAAGGGTCactctgtggggcactatctacagtgggaactgtggcactatattggcactggcactatatacatcgggtactatttacatgggcactgtggtgttttcaggtggcttggacaaaaaaaaaccctaacaaataaattcttttttttttttttttttttttttaacgtccacgAAAAACGGATGGAAAATGGTggtgaaaaacggtcagacggccgggaaatggattcaaattttattAACACATTAATGCAAAACAGTCAGAAAAAAAGGACAATTGATCATCTGTAAACTGCACTTTTTTTCACGTCGTGTGAATATATccatatagccctcttcactctccgctTGTCACAGAGCtataccgtgtgtgtgtgtgtgtgtgtgtgtgtgtgtgtgtgtgtgtgtgtgtgtgtgtattatatatatatttatatatatatatatatatacacacacatgtaatatagataaatatatataaaaaatacaaaaaaaaggtgggtgtttttttcacatttttggtgatttgtctgctcataataaaaattaaaagaatggaattaattaaacgaatctagaaaataaaaaccttaagtcttgtaaaagtagttgtgatattcaaagctgtttcaaagatattatcgtttaaagaagtgcgtatcagaaatggaaaatttgaactGGACACAGTGGCATCAATGACCttggtcataatttttttttaaggtggggttcctccttctCCATTACAGTAACACTTCAGACAATGTGTTACACATAGtacaggacctgagggagctgtgactgcacatagaaattCACTATaaggtgttctatgaatccgGTGACGCACTAGGCTTAGTGTCAGATTTTGGGAGGGGCACCAGGAGCCCGTATAATTGACAATACACTatgatacattagtattgcagtgtattgaaccagcAATCTGACTATCTCTGGTTCAAATTCAAAATGTGCTGGGGTATATGGTGCAATATTGCCTGGTGCCcttcagttgtgcccctctgccatgTATCCACTGTTTTAGGGTCCCGTCTGTGTTAACTCAAGAAGGCCATAGCGCTTTACAgactgtctaagggtatgttcacacgacaacgcaaaatacgtctgaaattacggaactgtttttagtcgaaaacagctcctgaatatcagacgtttttgcatgtactcgcatttttcacggcgtcttttagagacgtaattggagctgttcttcattggagtcaatgaaaaaccgctccaaaaacgtcccaagaagtgtcctgcacgtctttgacacgggcgtaattttacgcgccgtcttttgacagcgacgcggaaaatgacagctcgtctgcacagaacatcataagacccattgcaagcaatgggcagatatttgccgatgtattggagccgtcttttcaggcgtaattcgaggcgtaaaacgcctccattacgtctgaaaatgggtCGTGTGCACCTACCCTAAGACACTCCATCTGTTCATgtattggacagaactgctcacgtgagcagctctggccaatccgagaacagtgggagtgtctcagtctCATCGTCTTAGAAGCGATGtagccattttgggacagcacagagggaACCCTAAAATGGCAAATTCCACGCCAGAGAGGCATAACTGATGGGTACCAGGTAATGTTACACCATATACACTATCATATTTAAAAAGTTGTCTCGGAACCGGAGGGTTTCTTTAAGTTGTAGTATTAAAGTGATTTCCAATTGGTATTGAAGGACCAAATGTGTTGGTAGAAGACAGGCTTGATTACCTGGCAGGTAAGGAGGCGCccacatttatttgttttattaaatCAAGATTTCTGTAATAAAAGCGGTGGTGTTTAtcgaaggtttgtttttttaagccaaagccaggagtagaATCAAAAGGAATtacttctccttctccttcctgcttgatccacttctggctttgattttttttttttttaattgtctcaaaactgcatgtgtgtttcATTCTGATATGAATGTTatcaatatgtctactttgtggtttaaaaaaagataataaaattcaTCCTAATCCTAACAGAAAACTCCAGTAAGAAGTCTGAGGGAAACTTCATGCTATCGATAAATTATAAAatagaagatgaagatatcatgcagcaggcttcaggagaaaacctcctTACCCTTAATGTAATTCCAGGACTTCACTGTACAGATCTATCATATATTTCCCCTAATCATGAAgaaccttctcctgaccaatcaAAGATTGTTACCAAAAGTACAGCTCAAAAAGGGGGTAAAAAGTTTCAATGTGGTAAACAGTTGacaaaaatctcaggtctttTTACACAtagaagaattcacacaggggagacgctgtattcatgttcagaatgtgggaaatgttttacacgaaaatcacatcttgttatacatgagagaagtcacacaggagagaagccatattcatgttcagaatgtgggaaatgttttgcacaaaaatcacatcttgctctacataagagaagtcacacaggagataaGCCATTTccttgttcagaatgtgggaaatgttttacagataaatcaagtctggttaaacatgagagaattcacacaggagagaagccgtattcatgttcagaatgtgggaaatgttttacaaataaatcaagtcttgataaacatgagagaattcacacaggagagaagccatattcatgttcagaatgtggaaaatgttttacagataaatcacatcttgttacacatgagagaattcacacaggagagaagccatattcatgttcagaatgtggaaaatgttttacagataaatcaagtcttgttaaacatgagagaattcacacaggggagaagccgtattcatgtttagaatgtgggaaatgttttacagataaatcacgccttgttacacatgagagaattcacacaggagagaagccttattcatgttcagaatgtgggaaatgttttatagataaatcacgtcttgttacacatgagagaattcacacaggagagaagccatattcatgttcagaatgtgggaaatgtttcacacaaaaatcacatcttgttatacataagagaagtcacacaggagagaagccttattcatgttcagaatgtgggaaatgttttacggataaatcacgtcttgttacacatgagagaattcacacaggggagaagccatattcatgttcagaatgtgggaaatgttttacacataaatcaaGTTTTGTTATGcatgagagaagccgtattcatgtttagaatgtgggaaatgttttattactaaaggcagacttagggctcatcagagaaaccacacaggggagaagccataattctgtttagaatgtgggaattTTTTTATAGCTAAATCAAGTCTTATTGTACACGAGAGACAGGAGTGAAGTATTTATGTTCAGaacgtgggaaatgttttattactaaaggCAAACTTAGGGATCatatcagagaagtcacacaggggagaagctgttTTGATGCTCTGTATGTGGAATATGTTTTACAcggaaataaaaattttaaactcAGAATTTACATGACACCATTTTCTTGTTTGGAATGTGAGAAATAAGATTCTAGGGATTGCTCATCCAGGGAACAATCATACATGTTGACGTAATCCTTGCTCAAAATATATTCGGCTGAAATTTTAGATGGGTGTTTCAACTGACACCCTCAAAGTACACTTCTTCAGATCCAAATTAATCCAATAGATATAGATTATTGATATATCGGAGAGGAATTATGACACAAACGCtgttggtatgctcaaaatacaccTCTAAAGTTTTTTGCCaaaatcaattacaataatatcattcaaaagggggtgtaggcttgaagtttaaccaatcatttacaatatgataataactctgattcagccaatagcatacaatgagaatatttcacattcagccaatcacagagccaATTACATTTCAATTATGATATTATAATTTCTCATTAGATGCTTATGTCAGGCTAGCGTTACACCATCATTCTGCACCTGCTATCAACATTCCCAGGCcagaatataatactatattttGGCCATCAAAATTATCCTTTTCCTTCAGACTAGAACAAACTTCTTGTCTCACTCCCTTTCTTCGCTATGAATAGTCCGTTCATACCTTTGCAATTACCAAGGTCAAATACACATTTGTCTGTACTAATCCCTAGATTAAAAACTCAGACACATAGTTGAGGAACAAAATctgcattaatatacttgtcttatgcTTGTTATGACTTCTTCttcacaaaaaattattatttaacccgttagtgaccgccaatacaccttttaacagcggccactaacgggctttattctgatgcatatgcctttttacggcactgcatcaggataaagtaaacagcagggagcgtcaaatctccctgctctcagctgccagaggcagctgggggcgtccctgctctgccgtgtgagatcgatattagtatcgatctcacccgtttaacccctccgatgccgttcacaatagcgtgcaccgcatctgagtggttttggagagagggagggagctccctctctctctcccaccgacacccggtgataggatcgccgagtgtctgtgtctccaatggcagccggggggctaataaaggcccccaggtctgcctggagcgaatgcctgctagatcatgccgcaggcatgacctagcagattcctgcccgttttaaacggacagacagtaatgcactgcaatacaaaagtattgcagtgtattataattgcgatcagagaatcgcatattaaagtcccctagtgggactagtaaaaaagtttaataaagttaatttaaaaaaaaaattaaaaaaaaatgaaaaacccagcttttccccttacaaaatgctttactattaaaaaaaacaaaataaagtaaaaaagttacacatatttggtatcgccgcgtccgtaatcaccccgactataaatctattacattatttaacccgcacggtgaacgccgtaaaaaatttaatagaaaactatggaaaaattgctgttttctgtgaatcctgacttaaaaaaaatttgataaaaagtgatcaaaaagtcgcatctactccaaaatggtaccaataaaagctacaagtcttcccgcaaaaaaaaaagccctcatacaactgcatcggtgaaaaaataaaaacattacggctcttcaaatatggagacacaaaaacaaataattttgaaaaaaaagcgtttttactgtgtaaaagtagtaaaacatacaaaaacgatacaactttggtatcgctgcaatcgtagcaactcgctgaataaagttattgtattatttatatcacacggtaaacggcgtagatttaagacgtgaaaaagtgtggcaaaatgtcagttttttttctattccccccccccaaaaaaagttaataaaagttaatcaataaataatatgtcccccaaaatggtgccattaaaaaatacaacttgtcccgcaaaaaacaagaccttatacagctatgtcgacgcaaaaataaaaaggttatagctcttggaatgcgacgatggaaaaacgtaaaaaatggcttggtcattaaggtttaaaataggctggtcattaaggggttaaaatacaaaaTGCAGACTTAATCCCAGATGAAGTCACAGCCATACTTATTAAAATGGAATCAATGaaacatattttaatcactttcacatttcccacattTTGATTATTTGTACATTCTGTATCCAAGCAAGGTACTTAAAGGAGggcttatccccccccccccacccgcctTTTCACCTCATCCCTTGGGGATGTTAAAAACATTCCTTCCCATACTTGTTTCACTCATAGGATACACTTGATCAAGGATGGTGGGTGATTGTTTAGCCTTTGCTGCGAAGCATTGCAAAAGTTTTGTCAGGGCCCAAAATATAAGGagcagaagcaaatataatgcaatacataataaaaaaaacctgtagggcaCTCTGGAGCAACCCGATTATCCATCCCCCAACAcccttaaaccagttagaggggttgagccatgacaaccaatctggCCACTCCAGGATACAATCATCTTCGGAATTGTCTTTCCTAAACTCATCATTTTCTTACCTTGTTCTATATCACGCTTGACCTGCATAATGCCAGCAGtgtctatataatggcaacatgctgggccaactacttggcacatgcccCCTTGAGAGGCTGTCAAATGATTGAATAGTATTGTATGTTGATTAGTTACTAATATTAATTGCCTAGTAAATGCAGAGGTTATATTCAaagcatcaaacacataatctgttacATTGTCAAACATTTCAGctaatttttctatattattcacATTCTTTACTGATAAGCGTACTAACGTTAGTGATAAGCCAAACTTTTCCTGCCATGGCACATCTATAAGGGGCTTTGCGATTTCTGGTCTAGCTTCCCATTTAGTTAACATGTGCCTCAGGAGGTTACCATACGGGAAGTCTTCATCTACCCATACCCACATGGCAGGCTCAAGTCTGGCTAAAGTACATGTTCCCTCAGCTCTCCGAGGGATCCATCTATAAGCACTATCCCTACACGCTACATATATGCCATTGGGCAACTGATACTGTatacatggccgccatcagggcagtactgctggTACTCGAGTCAGGCCCGGCAACAAGGATAAAAAGAAGGGGTCCATCCGCTACTTTAAACACTTCattgagggccccagcgttagttacttgaggaaaggaacggaccctgcagGGTAACGGGCCGTTCTTTACTTTCAAGTAActtacgctggggccctgagaggaagatGCTGAATGAGCAGGAAAGAAGCTCTGTGTGGAGGGAGCCGCCCACAAGACAGGTCCAAGGGATAGAGGAAGAAGgaagagctggagaggagcaATGCCACGCAGCtacccctcctgcctgcaacttgtAACTGCTGAGGAAGATTCCTCTATGAGGaagcatccactctgctgctactgtatttgctgcagatttttttgcaatgaattccgttgcggaaaaactgcagtatttacgctacgtgtaaacGGACCCTAAGgtctaattcacatgaccgtgttcggtccgtgatatatggaccgcatatcggccgcatttcccggaccgaacacagtgcaggcagccgggctcctagtatcatagttatgtacgatgccaggtgtccctgcctcccttgTCCCAtgctgaaaacacgattacagtacaggacacttttcccgcagcgaggctgggactcctgacattgtacataactatgatgctaggagcccggcttcctgcagtgtgttagctccgggaaatgcggccaataTGTGGTCCGACATATCAGGGGATTCTATttcaaaggctatgtaaacctttgaaaacttttttttaaataaaaatgcctTTCagtgtatttttattaaaaattatttttgctatttgagatacagcggttttaaatcctgtatacagagcagcggtATCTATTTCTGAGACcttaatccgtcaggtcagcgggactgacgtgttcagtgATATCGGTCGGATCAAGctcttatcgatcacatctttgtttataatttagatgtgatctgtaaagccgggttcccacgtagctaaatgccgcggaatttccgcaacggaattctgtgcggaaattccgcagcatttacagtagtagcaaagaggatgagattttgtaaatctcatgcccacgctgcggtaaaaaaacattgcataaacgttaataaattgacctcatgtccggcctcctgggatgacgttgcgtcccatgtgactgctgcatccaatcacaggctgcagcgtcacatggcctgcaacgtcatacaggaaggctggagcggacgtcagaggagggggtaagtatgagcgcttttttgcGCAGAGGAATTTCCACCAGAAAAGCTGCACCACATTGTCGTGTGATTTTTC
Proteins encoded in this window:
- the LOC142704835 gene encoding uncharacterized protein LOC142704835, translated to MISIFSFLHKDVCSTRSSSFLIFSSTTFLLLSDPPRMDKDRNEMSRRILDFTLEIIYLLSGEEYTIVKKTSGDCTTPIIHESGGWSSSQNPITEPPPHSRIHEKKILELIYKMTELLTGEVPIRCQDVTVYFSMEEWEYLEGHKDLYEEVMMEEYRPRTSQDGSSRRNPPERCPSPLYSQDCPEENHNVPENHPGEDPTNNKAENEEEDDQVRGDQPYNSEVEEEIPGGVARENSSKKSEGNFMLSINYKIEDEDIMQQASGENLLTLNVIPGLHCTDLSYISPNHEEPSPDQSKIVTKSTAQKGGKKFQCGKQLTKISGLFTHRRIHTGETLYSCSECGKCFTRKSHLVIHERSHTGEKPYSCSECGKCFAQKSHLALHKRSHTGDKPFPCSECGKCFTDKSSLVKHERIHTGEKPYSCSECGKCFTNKSSLDKHERIHTGEKPYSCSECGKCFTDKSHLVTHERIHTGEKPYSCSECGKCFTDKSSLVKHERIHTGEKPYSCLECGKCFTDKSRLVTHERIHTGEKPYSCSECGKCFIDKSRLVTHERIHTGEKPYSCSECGKCFTQKSHLVIHKRSHTGEKPYSCSECGKCFTDKSRLVTHERIHTGEKPYSCSECGKCFTHKSSFVMHERSRIHV